From Impatiens glandulifera chromosome 7, dImpGla2.1, whole genome shotgun sequence:
caaTCTCATCagatatattttcaataattaaattaaatatttttactttatttttataaaatttaaattataaataaaaaatattataataattcaataaaacaaaaaacaaaaaaatatatatataattatttcttattttttataaaaatacactAAAACCTAATGATCCACATGAAACCGATGTGTCTATGTCTGAGCTAGAATGTTAATATCATCATTTTAGGAACACAAATAAGGGCTggagttaaaattaaaatttattttttaaaatttttttcacaaaatttacTAGACTAGAATGATAATATTATGAAGCaaaaaaaatctctttattGTCGCTATTTTCTTTAGTGacgaaaaaatattaataacgatgatttttctccatttttgttttattatatatataaaatattatgacaaATAGATCCATAGTTAGACACATAACATGAGaacaaaaatgacaaaaatgatTTGTCTTTCTATTGttctaaattgaaatataaaagttatctttcttattaaatttttgaattcatttaacatttttctaACTTCTTTTATCCTAGTATTGTCGTTTGatatctttttcaaaaataaaataaaataaaaacgaataaaaataaaaatgtgacaGAAATTTCTGAATCCACATGTATTGGAAGGAAGGCcaagatattttattatgatgATGCCACTTGTGCCCCTAGACAAAACCTGCTGGTAGGTACAAACAAACAAACGCACGTGGGCCCCCCTACAGTAGTGAAAGGGATTAGATCAATTGACACGTGGGACTCTGCTTTTTGAACCGTTTCCTTTCCGCCTTCCTCAAGGCCAAAAGCCGTTTTTCCTTtctctatcttttttttttatatattaacccaaaaaaaaaaatagaggccgtttttaacaaattattcaatttttttattattttttaaagagaatAGCAAATTGTTTTCTCACAACTCAATCTCCTACTGcaaaacaattcattttaaatgtcgttttaatttgttttcatagtaatatatattaaataacacgtttttgactgaaataatcaaatcacaTGAATCTTCTAGaacattaaattaaacaaacaatACAAAAAGTCCACTTcaatatatttgaacaaatcTTCATAATCTTTTTTTAGTTAGATCTAATATTtcttttgaagttttttttttttaaaagtcaatacatcctttatattatttttttaaaaataaaagaaaattaacataatatttttcatttcaacTAAATAGTTTTAATAGAAGTATTtcaaatactttttaatattaacatattatattgttattataatttttttaatgaaataaatatataaatgacaaATTCCAATAGCCACAGTTAAGTTTCTCATTCAATATGTTATAATTTGACATggaaactaattttttaaaggTTGAGGTAGGTTTAAACATAGAGGGGTCACAAAATGACTTTCAAATAATACCAACCTAACctatgtatattattatttaattaaagaacaccttataactatatattatgTAAAGTTTAATTTATCCATTctagcaaaaataaaaaaataaataattagattcatgagttttaagattttattttattaatttatttaatcaaaaaaattagattatatCATAATGCATATATCTTAATATGATTTacagtttttaaaaatttactacataaattaattttattttaggttttaaaTCTGTATCtaatattatagaaatgattATCGTTCAAACATAaccacaaaaataatataaaaacacgaGTATTCATCTTATCATCAAACATACTCGAAACACAACTATTTTAGAGCAACACTCAAAATATAAGTCAAAATTCTTCATCAGCTaacatataacataaaatttaacgttaatgaattcaaaaattcttaaaattcaaTGAGTTCGCCAATCGTCTTCAACATATCATCGTAATAATAACGTTgagttaaaaattatatttttactgTATAACTTGactatttaatcaattataatttcttaatttaaatttgaaaagtatTCCaagatttcaattttttaatggttaaaatatatttaaaagaaatatagttCATAAAGTATCTTGGTCAAGTGCCTCACAGTAACATCGTGCTCTGTATAAATAGTCCCACATCGGTAGATGGAAAGCCATCAAAACAGACTCTATATCTTCTTTCTTCAACAACAATCATCAATCACCGCCAAATTATGACAGGCCACTTGTATCTTTTGGAAGACGATTCCGATCAGCAGTTATCCTCTGAATTCTCCGCCGCCGCCGCAGATATTCATATTGTCACCGCCGGCGGAATCCGCATCCCTGCACACCGCAGCATCCTGGTATTCCACTTTCCACTCTGATTAATCTGAGAAAACTAGATTGCGATTAGAGAATCTTAGCTTCAAATGCGATTTGTTCGATTCTCATTGATTTGAGcctttattttatgtaatagaTATTGAATATGTTGAAAAAATGAGTTGATTCAGAAGACTTATCATATTGATGATCATTTGCAGGCATCGGCTTCACCTGTGCTTGAAAACATCATAGATCGGCCGAATAAGAAGAATCATAAGAGTTCTGAAAGAACAATTCCGATATTAGGCGTCCCTAGCGAAGCTGTGGCCGTATTCGTTCGATTTCTCTACTCATCCAAGTCGGTTTCTCTCTCTCAATCATAATTATAGCTCAAAATCATCATCACGAATGATTGATTAACAGAGATTTTTCTTCTATATGTTGTTTACAGATGCACAGAAGAAGAGATGGACTTGTACGGATTTCATTTGTTGACTCTGTCTCATGCGTTCGCCGTTCCACAGCTGAAGCAACGATGTGCGAAAGCATTGATTCAACAGCTTAAGATCAGTAACGTGATCGACATGCTTCAGCTCGCTAGACTCTGTGATGCATCCGAactttactttcgtagtatgaaaCTTGTTTCAACGAAGATAAAGCTTGTGGAGAAAACTGAGGGATGGAAGTTTGTTCAAAAGAATGATCCTTGGTTGGAGCTTGAGATTCTTCAATTCATCGACGATATTGAATCGGTATATATCTAATCAAATCCAATCAAATCAAATACAATCTCTAGTCTTTGATGTAATGAATCTGATGTAATATATCGAATGATAACAGAGGAAGAAAAGAACAAGAAGGCAAAAGGAAGAGAGGAGCTTGTATTTACAGCTGAGTGAAGCAATGGAGTGTTTAGAGCACATCTGCACAGAAGGGTGTACAAACATTGGGCCTTACGACATGGAGccggggaagaagaagaaggttccATGTCAGAAGTTCGCAACGTGTAAAGGTTTAGAACTCTTGTTCAGGCATTTCGCTACTTGTAAAAGGAGAGTTAACAATGGGTGTGATAGATGCAAGCGTATGTGGCAGCTTCTTCGACTACATTCATCCATCTGCGACAATCCTGATCTTTGTAAAGTCCCACTTTGCAGGTATTGAATGAtgaatggtttagggtttgattAAATTTGTTGGGTTTTTATCTGAAATGGAATtgaattgatttgatttggatttggatttggatttgggCAGGCAATTCAAGTTGAAAGGGCAGCAGAAAAGGAAAGGGGAGGATGAAGGAAGATGGAAGGTATTGGTGAGAAAAGTTGCAGTAGCAAAAGCTAtgtcttttctctcttttcacaAAAGATTAAGGAATGGTGGCCTAGAGCTAAAACCTTCAAAGAAGGAATCATGTTTATAGACTATagattatgatgatgatgataaatgGTGGGTGTGTAATGTTTCATTCAAGGGCAgcttgattttgttttttttattaagatggCTTAAGAATGATTTTGGTAGGGGACTCAAATCACTCATTTTGATCTTTCTTTGGGAGAGAAAGAGAAGTGAGAAGATGTAGTCCAAGTTTAGTAATTAAAAAGTTTGTTAGTGCTTGTTGTATTAATTTTGTTccttattaattatgttaatggaatattttttatatttaaaagtttatttgataattatggtattgaaaataattaaattaacatgaAATTAAttgcaaaattattttaaaattaaatttattgctcaataaatgtataaattctCAATATTTTATGTacaatatcaaatatttttaattatatatatatatatatattaattagggtaTTGGTGTCAATTCAAGCTAGTTTAACTGTTTCAATCTTGACCCAATTAAATAAGAGATTTTTGGGTACCATCTATAATTGGTTAGATTGATTCTTTAAATTCGAACTGAATTCGATTTAACATGACAACCTGATGTAATTAATACAAAATGAAGTTAAATAACAAATTcgtttacataaaattttataaagaaaaatgagtgagtaaataaaaaattcgaacTCAACTCGATTTAACCAACAAATTcgtttacataaaattttataaagaaaaatgagTGAGTAAATAGAAAATTCGAACTCAACTCGATTTAACCCAATGAAcgttaacacaaaaataaagcTAAATcacaaatttgtttatataaaatattacaaagaaaaatGAGTGAAAAACACACGtttctacaaaaataaataaatttataaatgcgGATCTACCTTGTGTTATTTTAGGTCGAACCcgattttaacatgtttattaaTGAGGTTAAACGAGTCGACATGATTTCaactcaaactaaaaaataCATGACCTTAACATGTGTTCGATTTGGATAGTATTTTTGTGTCAGATCGGAAATTGAATATTAATCAATAATTGTTTTAAGAAGGATTTCAAAACAttgttttaaatgttaaattaaacTTACACTAACTAATTGCCTTAACATAATTACtactaacttatatatatatatatatatatttttttttataaaaaaaaaaagttcaactATTTAGCCAAAGAATAATTGAGTAaccaaatatttaatatttttattgtagaTTTGATTGTGAATATCAATTTTATAGATAtgattaaataagtaaatacataatcaaattgaagaagaacactacttataattatcattttgaCCATAAGTCCAAGCCAAGCCAAAGAAGGCCACACAACACTTGTTGGAAAAAGATATCAAATAATGTGGACGATATTATTACGTACTTGTCCTCTTCCTATAAGAAGCAAGATTAATTTTTGGTACAACTAAAGATATTTTTCATAAAGGTTGAATCAATGGGTTACGTCTCAAATAGTGAAATAGATTTTTATGTATGTTGGcttattcaattattataatggacatttatttattaataactaAATAAGTTTTGTCTAAATTAAGAAACTAAAAACATAAGTAATTAGTCTTATCGGATATAAAAACCCTAAAAATCTAGAAGGTGAGCATCATGCAGCATGAATTATAACCATCACAAGAGAATTTGAGCTAATACAAATGCAAtacaaataatttcatttttgaaattcaaatcatattgatttcaatacaaaagaaaattatgtacaaatgactttacctatttttttattttattttttggtataGAAGATGGGAGACGAAAATAACTTTACAAAATTCACTTAGAAAAAATTCACTAAATACTCGAAATCAAAATCGAGTGGGTTTCAAAGAACTTATTGTTTCTTCTCTTGTGATTGACATTCCGAcaattattttggttaatagACATTTGTGTTTAGGCGAAACAAACGTCACGTCGACTTAAACGAggaaaatgattttttcaaaaCTCAGTTTTATAAAATCTTACAACCATTAACTTAATGGGGGTGTAATCTTTTAAAACAATATCTTACCAAATGGACTACCCACACATccatttaaaaatcttttaaaatgaatcTGATAGAGCTAGATATAtgtgtatataatatatgtacacATGGTTGCTATAATAGGAAGTTTGTATGAAAAGTTGGCCCacaaacatattatttaatgtGTTAGTTGTACCATTCAAATCAAACATCATGAGGAAGATCAATTCACAACTTAGAAAGTGAAGGGTGAAGAAGAAAGGTAACGGACATGAAGAATCTTGATTCCAATACTTATGATGGGTCATGTGTGTTGGTTGTACTAGGGTAAATGCGGATTAGGGTTTAGGGGCTTTTGGTCGAGTGAGATCTAccctaaaaaaatgaaaagaaaagagagCACTTGAGATGTCTAAGCAGAGGTAgacaaaattattatgttagCTAGAGATCGATCACTCTTCTCTACATAAAAGCATTGTAATTAATGTCTAATTTATACTAAGGAGGAGACTGAAGCACCATAATCATATTAATGGAAGAATATCCCTACATAaaggtaaattatatatatttattttaaaaatgattcatatattaaaaaaaacacaaccaTGCCatgatagaaataaaaaataaaaattaaacagtTCAGAATGACAAACATGCACCCAACACAACATATTATCAGCCCAACTAGTTGATTATTGAGTGAATAGATCTAGAAAAGAATGATTGGCAAATccataacttattttattaattttttcgaACGAATCTTAGAAAACGTAGGTGGACGAATAAACGACTGATATACCACTATAATAAAACTgtcttttattttgattatttggaaataatttatattgacTTCGTTGGGAGGCTCGCGTAATTTGTTACGTCAGCTCCAAAAGGATAAATTGTGTTGAAATCAATAAAGTTACGTTGGAGTTTCTAATTGCATAAAAGGAGTCAAAAGTAATGGGCGCATTGAGACCACTTCTTCGATGATTACGGTATCCCGGCCAAGCGGGCCTAAATTATCAAAGATACACGTCAAAGTCTGAGATTACTAAAGATTCAACGTTTTTTTATAAGTCCAATTATGTACCACAAAATAAATGAGATGATTTCTTTAAAGTTTAGATCTATTAGTGTCCTCAACCCAATAATTATCTAAAAACTCCAATTTCAGCCGATAAATCATAGTCATATTCTATAAGAAACTCCAAATACCAACTAGGTAGGCAATGTGTACCAGCATGGAGTGCCAACTTGATGTCTTATACCCGTAAGTACCCGATAGTCGGATGAGTCTTGGTCAGAAATTAAGAGGGAGAAGGTTACCTAATTGGATCTGATGGGGAGTATACTAAactttaaacttaattatattaatattaaagagTAACGATATGGTAGCGAAAGATTTGTAGTGAATGGGAGCGACAAACGTGGAGTGCGGATTAGATTGTTGACaaggtatatatttatttctatcttttattttcattaataattttctccctctttttattatttacattttttctaaattctaaacctaattatattaatattaaaatatatatatatttgtttttttttaacttataataacTTTTATCGTAAGTATTTTTTctcacaaataattttaataaaaatattatttttttccattcttcctctttaaatttataattatttaatttttttaacttcaaaaataaaattgctaaattttttcaatatttacaATATAGTATACGCGTAAATAAtgttttcatttatgtttttaaaatttcgaCATTACtagttttaaattagttattatttaataaagttatgttCCACACTCTAATCGGATAATGAGTATTTATCGGAGAACGACTACCTGACGAATCGGAAATGGTTATAAAAATAGAGATACATGTCGGGATcggataataaaataaaaaacgagtTCATACACAGGTATTTTACTACCCAACGAGTAGGATTTGAGGACGAGTACTCAACTACCCGACATGTAGTCAGTTTCAGGTGTATATGTATACAATTTATTTGTCATGATAACATATTTTATCATGAATATGTTATCCATAAGAATCCCAAGGAAGAATAGCATTTTCTATCTAACCGGatatggaatgaaatcaaaccaattgtatatatgtttatataaactaaactaAGAGATGTCTAGTCCCAAATTTTAATCTATTCCATTCCATCTGatatacatttcaaaatttaatctATTCCATTCCATCTAATATACATTCCAAAATTTAATCAATCTATTACatttttcatcatcatcattcctTCATCTATAGTTGGAAGCTAGGTTTCAGAACTCTGCCTCCATTCCTTGATcacttctcttctcttctcttgtGTAAAGATGGAGAAAGAAAAGACATGGCTTTAGCTACTGCAACTTTTCTCACCAATACCTTCCATCTTGCTTCATCCCCACCTTTCCCTTCCTGCTGCTGACCTTTCAACTTGAATTGCCTGTTCCAAATTAAACCATATTATTTGCATTAGCTAATCAAATCAAAGCAATGCCAAAACAGTTAGCTGTCCCTTTCTTGCTTGCAATGATACCAAACAAACAAATGTGATCAAAATCAAATCCCAAACAATACCTGCAAAGTGGGACTTTACAAAGATCACTATTTTCACAGATTGAAGAGTGGAGTTGAAGCAGCTGCCACATACGTTTGCATCGGTAACAACCGCTGCTCACTCTCCTCTTGCATGTTGAGAAATGGCGGAACAGGAGCTGCAAGCCTTGGCAGGTTGCGAACTTCTGGCATGGAacctttctcttcttcttcgcCGGAGGCTCTATGTGGTAAGGGCCTATGTTTGTACACCCTTCTGTGCAGATGTGCTCTAAACACTCCATTGCTTCGCTTAGCTGTAAACACAGCCTCTTCTCCTCCCTACGCTTTCTTCTCATTTTCCTCCTCTGTTTTCATCAATATCAGTTATCATCATCAGTATTGGAATTTCATCATATTGTTTAAACCATTCATAGATTGGATTGGATGTTTACCGATTCAATTTCGCCTATGAACTGAAGAATCTCAAGCTCCAGCCAATGATCATTCTCCTGTAGAAACTTCCATCCCTCTGTTTTCTGAACAAACTTTATGTTTTCTGATACAAGTTTCATGCTCCGGAAGTAAAGCTCGGATGCATCACAGAGCCTCGCGAGCTGAAGCATATCTATAGCGTCGTAGATCTTAAGCCGTTGAATCAGTGCTTTCGCACATCGTTGCTTCAGCACCGGAACGGAGAATACATGAGACAGTGTCAAGAGATGAAATCCATACATGTCCATCTCTTCTTCTGTGCATCTGTAATCAAGATAGTAGAAGAGAAATCTCTGTTACTACTACATACATACATACTACTCATCATCAATTCATCCTTGATGATGATTTTAGgctttatttattatcattgaGAGAGAAACAGACTTGGAGGAATAGAGAAATCGAACGAAGACGGCGACGGCTTCGGTAGGAACGCCTAATATCTGAATTGTGCTATTATTATCAGAGGTTTGATTCTTATTCGGCCGATGATCTATTATGTTGTCCAGCACAGGAGACGCCGATGCCtgcaaatataataattatcaatttatGATAAGTCTTCTGAATCATTTCAtactatatctatataaaatcgCGTTGAGATTGGACAGAAaagaaattgaatataaaattctCAGATTAATATATAGGAGTCGCAAGTGGAATAATACCAGGATGCTGCGGTGGACAGGAATGCGGATTCCGCCGGTGGTGAGAACATGAATAACTTCGTCGGAGTCGGAGTCGGAGTAtatctgctgctgctgctgatgatgatgatcggaAGATAATGATTGACCAGTCATCATGTTTTGGCGGTAATGTGATGTAGAGAATcgaaaataaagagagaaaaaagaagaagaaggaagttgGAGTCTGTTTTGATGGCTCTTCATCTTCTTATATACAAACAAACAAGTAAGCCACTATACCAACAAACTaactaacaaacaaacaaactttttttcatttcatacaCCACCACCACCACGCTTACTATCCATGTCTGTACAGCACGCGCTGCTAAAACtcaatttgtaataattatttgaaaatgtattCATCTTATGACATTCTCTTAATTAATAAGTACATTCACTTCTAAATTTTT
This genomic window contains:
- the LOC124946140 gene encoding BTB/POZ and TAZ domain-containing protein 2-like, with protein sequence MTGHLYLLEDDSDQQLSSEFSAAAADIHIVTAGGIRIPAHRSILASASPVLENIIDRPNKKNHKSSERTIPILGVPSEAVAVFVRFLYSSKCTEEEMDLYGFHLLTLSHAFAVPQLKQRCAKALIQQLKISNVIDMLQLARLCDASELYFRSMKLVSTKIKLVEKTEGWKFVQKNDPWLELEILQFIDDIESRKKRTRRQKEERSLYLQLSEAMECLEHICTEGCTNIGPYDMEPGKKKKVPCQKFATCKGLELLFRHFATCKRRVNNGCDRCKRMWQLLRLHSSICDNPDLCKVPLCRQFKLKGQQKRKGEDEGRWKVLVRKVAVAKAMSFLSFHKRLRNGGLELKPSKKESCL
- the LOC124944801 gene encoding BTB/POZ and TAZ domain-containing protein 1-like, giving the protein MTGQSLSSDHHHQQQQQIYSDSDSDEVIHVLTTGGIRIPVHRSILASASPVLDNIIDHRPNKNQTSDNNSTIQILGVPTEAVAVFVRFLYSSKCTEEEMDMYGFHLLTLSHVFSVPVLKQRCAKALIQRLKIYDAIDMLQLARLCDASELYFRSMKLVSENIKFVQKTEGWKFLQENDHWLELEILQFIGEIESRRKMRRKRREEKRLCLQLSEAMECLEHICTEGCTNIGPYHIEPPAKKKRKVPCQKFATCQGLQLLFRHFSTCKRRVSSGCYRCKRMWQLLQLHSSICENSDLCKVPLCRQFKLKGQQQEGKGGDEARWKVLVRKVAVAKAMSFLSPSLHKRREEK